One Spinacia oleracea cultivar Varoflay chromosome 4, BTI_SOV_V1, whole genome shotgun sequence DNA segment encodes these proteins:
- the LOC110790852 gene encoding B3 domain-containing protein At3g19184, with translation MAKGANYEDGRKKRVEEIKKKMAELNLHKLAQSLKPSPKKTHHSAPVKRKARLSDFGAEIVRRSSRMADKPPPNYKESAMEPLREGRRTYSYQRRDLLNRVYASDKDRVHAIERAEELEQDLGTEFPAFIKPMLQSHVTGGFWLSFPNSFCKTYLPDSDEMFTLVDEEGDEWQAKYLARKNGLSGGWRGFSIEHELVDGDALIFQLIEPTIFKVYIIRVNSSD, from the exons ATGGCGAAAGGAGCAAACTATGAAGACGGAAGGAAGAAGAGAGTGgaagaaatcaaaaagaaaatggCGGAACTCAACCTCCATAAACTCGCTCAATCTCTCAAACCTTCCCCCAAAAAAACCCATCATTCTGCCCCt GTGAAGAGAAAGGCGAGATTGAGCGATTTCGGGGCCGAAATCGTGCGCCGTTCTAGTCGAATGGCTGACAAACCTCCTCCAAACTACAAAGAG TCAGCAATGGAACCTTTAAGGGAAGGTAGAAG GACATACTCATACCAGAGAAGGGATCTTTTGAATCGAGTTTACGCCTCGGATAAGGATAGGGTTCATGCTATTGAGAGAGCTGAAGAACTTGAACAAGATTTAGGCACTGAATTCCCTGCCTTCATCAAGCCAATGCTTCAATCTCATGTTACTGGAGGGTTTTGGTTG AGCTTTCCTAATTCATTTTGCAAGACCTACCTTCCTGACAGCGACGAAATGTTCACTCTAGTTGATGAAGAAGGAGATGAATGGCAAGCCAAGTACCTTGCTAGAAAGAATGGGCTTAGCGGTGGGTGGAGAGGGTTCTCCATAGAACATGAGTTGGTTGATGGAGATGCTCTTATTTTCCAGCTCATTGAACCAACTATCTTTAAG GTCTATATTATTCGAGTGAATTCCTCCGACTGA
- the LOC110790869 gene encoding uncharacterized protein has translation MELKPGLSALITGGASGIGKAVSLALAERGIFITVVDYSEEEGKKVTALIEKQLAKFHKNLKFPSATFIRCDVTKKGELSSAFAKHLATYGGLDICINNAGIETSVPLQKDQTDGSGTWRHTVNVNLVAVIDCTLLAIQAIQTSKRAGVIINMGSSAGLYPLFKDPVYSATKGGVVLFTRSLLPYKRQGIRVNVLCPEFVETNLGAKADAKVINSLGGFIPMELVVKGALELITDETKAGSCLWITNRRGLEYWPTPAEEAKYRVPSSNFKSRSMLTYALELKLPQSFEKLVVHTLNHNFRDATRILRTPLVLPIKRNHVLVKILYAGVNASDVNFSSGRYFSGNSRDLAGNLPFDAGFEAVGIIAAVGDSVDTLKVGSAAAVMTFGSYAEFMIVPSKYILPVARPDPEVVAMLTSGLTASIALEKAAHMDSGKTVLVTAAAGGTGQFAVQLAKLAGNKVVATCGGSDKAMLLKKLGVDRVINYREEDVKTVLKKEFSKGVDIIYESVGGQMFDMCLNALAIYGRLVVIGMISQYQGEHGWTPSNYPGLCEKLLAKSQTVAGFFLVQYSSLWQQHLDKLFGFYSSGMLKVNMDPRKFVGLKSVADAVEYLHSGKSIGKVVVCIDPTFSQLTSKM, from the exons ATGGAGCTGAAACCCGGCCTCTCGGCGCTGATCACCGGCGGAGCTTCCGGGATCG GTAAAGCTGTGAGCTTGGCTCTTGCGGAGAGAGGTATATTCATTACGGTGGTTGACTACTCAGAAGAAGAGGGTAAGAAAGTGACGGCTCTTATTGAAAAGCAGCTTGCTAAGTTTCATAAGAATCTGAAATTTCCCTCCGCAACATTCATAAGATGTGATGTGACCAAAAAAG GAGAGCTGTCGTCTGCTTTTGCAAAGCACTTAGCAACTTATGGTGGGTTAGATATCTGCATCAATAATGCTGGAATCGAGACTTCAGTACCATTGCAGAAGGACCAAACTGATGGCTCTGGTACATGGAGGCATACTGTTAACGTGAACCTAGTTGCTGTTATTGATTGTACTCTTTTAGCG ATTCAAGCAATACAGACTTCCAAGAGAGCAGGAGTGATCATCAACATGGGATCCTCTGCCGGGCTTTATCCATTATTTAAAGATCCAGTATACTCAGCCACCAAAG GTGGCGTGGTTCTGTTTACCAGATCTCTTCTTCCATACAAACGTCAAGGAATTCGTGTGAATGTACTATGCCCAGAA TTTGTAGAAACTAATTTGGGGGCAAAGGCGGATGCCAAAGTTATAAACTCGCTAGGGGGCTTCATACCTATGGAACTAGTGGTAAAAG GTGCTCTAGAGCTTATCACAGATGAGACTAAAGCTGGATCTTGTTTATGGATAACAAATCGTAGAGGGCTTGAATATTGGCCTACTCCAGCGGAAGAAGCAAAATATCGAGTTCCTTCGTCGAATTTCAAGAGCAGATCAATGCTTACCTATGCGTTGGAGCTCAAATTACCTCAGAGCTTTGAGAAATT AGTTGTGCACACCTTAAATCACAATTTCCGTGATGCTACGAGGATACTGCGCACCCCTTTGGTCCTGCCTATCAAACGAAATCATGTTCTCGTGAAGATATTGTATGCTGGTGTTAACGCTAGTGAT GTAAATTTCAGTTCAGGCCGCTACTTTAGTGGCAACAGTCGCGACCTTGCTGGGAATCTCCCCTTCGATGCTGGTTTTGAG GCTGTCGGTATAATTGCTGCAGTTGGGGATTCTGTGGATACCTTGAAAGTTGGCAGTGCTGCTGCAGTGATGACATTTGGAAGTTATGCTGAATTCATGATT GTTCCTTCCAAATATATACTTCCTGTGGCTAGACCTGACCCAGAAGTTGTAGCAATGCTTACTTCTGGACTAACGGCTTCAATTGCTCTGGAGAAG GCAGCACATATGGATTCGGGAAAAACAGTTCTGGTCACGGCTGCTGCAGGGGGGACAGGACAGTTTGCTGTACAG CTGGCGAAATTGGCTGGAAACAAAGTTGTTGCGACTTGCGGAGGTTCTGATAAGGCAATGCTTTTGAAAAAACTGGGAGTTGATCGAGTAATAAATTATAGAGAAGAAGACGTGAAAACA GTTTTGAAGAAGGAATTTTCCAAAGGAGTTGATATTATATACGAGTCCGTTGGCGGTCAAATGTTTGATATGTGCTTGAATGCCCTAGCAATTTACGGTCGGCTTGTGGTGATTGGAATGATTTCTCAG TATCAAGGAGAACATGGATGGACGCCCTCAAATTATCCTGGACTGTGCGAGAAGCTTTTAGCAAAAAGTCAAACTGTG GCTGGTTTCTTCCTTGTGCAATATAGTAGTCTGTGGCAACAACATCTGGACAAGTTATTTGGCTTCTACTCCTCCGGAATGCTTAAG GTTAACATGGATCCAAGAAAGTTTGTTGGTCTTAAATCCGTCGCAGATGCCGTTGAATATCTCCACTCTGGTAAAAGTATTGGCAAG GTGGTGGTTTGCATTGACCCAACCTTCAGTCAACTTACTTCAAAAATGTAA